In Methylovirgula sp., a single genomic region encodes these proteins:
- a CDS encoding transposase: MIEAVAERLEGAPVRLRRRWSDELKDQAIADSLVPGANVSEIARRIGIGPSQLFDWRRKALRKGSVSLTAPQLDASPEPATSASAFIEIVVGDIVIRADAMADEAHLRRVVRAVRSA, from the coding sequence ATGATCGAGGCGGTTGCGGAACGTCTTGAGGGCGCTCCGGTTCGTCTGCGCCGGCGATGGTCAGATGAGCTCAAAGATCAAGCGATAGCCGACTCTCTGGTGCCTGGCGCGAACGTGTCGGAGATCGCGCGTCGCATCGGTATTGGCCCTTCGCAGCTCTTCGATTGGCGTCGGAAGGCGCTGCGTAAGGGATCGGTCAGCCTGACGGCGCCGCAGCTGGATGCCTCGCCTGAACCCGCGACGTCCGCGTCGGCATTTATCGAAATCGTTGTCGGCGATATTGTCATCCGTGCGGACGCCATGGCTGATGAGGCACATTTGCGGCGCGTGGTGCGCGCGGTTCGCTCGGCATGA
- the tnpB gene encoding IS66 family insertion sequence element accessory protein TnpB (TnpB, as the term is used for proteins encoded by IS66 family insertion elements, is considered an accessory protein, since TnpC, encoded by a neighboring gene, is a DDE family transposase.), whose product MIPSGVKVFLASHPIDFRKGMDGLLSLVRDAGSDPFDGALYVFRAKRADRIKIVFWDGSGVVLYAKRLETAQFCWPKIGHHRVQLNQAQLMALVDGMDWKRVHAVTVKPPEFVG is encoded by the coding sequence ATGATCCCGTCCGGCGTCAAAGTTTTTCTGGCCAGTCATCCGATCGATTTTCGAAAAGGCATGGACGGGTTATTGTCGCTGGTGCGGGACGCCGGCAGTGATCCGTTCGACGGCGCTCTTTATGTTTTTCGTGCCAAGCGGGCCGACAGAATCAAGATCGTCTTTTGGGACGGGTCCGGGGTTGTTCTTTATGCGAAGCGCCTGGAGACAGCGCAGTTCTGCTGGCCGAAGATCGGGCATCATCGGGTTCAACTCAATCAGGCGCAGCTGATGGCGCTTGTCGACGGCATGGATTGGAAGCGGGTTCATGCGGTGACAGTGAAGCCGCCTGAGTTTGTTGGGTAA